The following coding sequences lie in one Saccopteryx bilineata isolate mSacBil1 chromosome 5, mSacBil1_pri_phased_curated, whole genome shotgun sequence genomic window:
- the LOC136306882 gene encoding uncharacterized protein, giving the protein MHGDPWPAIPVLNATWEEDGSTDEKIPEESWLQQQQTPINSLPPTHPSLKKQASKQTKTEPKCHCISSLNNRRESNSKMFTTQSADEENTKKLTPSGFISWLPKGSGEEDGGPCVIGRMLWWRGTSPSGLIGVVVEQTNPLPSAKTQCESARPQLAALHLAQLAGFGSDWYGATYSLEVWDRGVIIALQCMVPLGSPVGDHELSVFYNPARRNQELCVRGCLRSKFPG; this is encoded by the exons ATGGCAGCACAGATGAAAAAATACCGGAAGAGAGCTGGCTTCAACAGCAGCAAACACCTATCAACAGCCTGCCCCCAACTCacccttctttaaaaaaacaagcaagcaaacaaacaaaaacagaacctaAG TGTCATTGTATCTCTTCATTAAACAACAGAAGGGAGTCTAACAGCAAGATGTTCACAACACAATCTGCTGACGAAGAGAACACGAAGAAGCTGACCCCTTCAG GTTTCATTAGCTGGCTGCCCAAGGGGAGTGGAGAAGAGGATGGAGGTCCATGTGTAATTGGCCGCATGCTGTGGTGGAGGGGGACCTCTCCATCTGGTCTCATCGGGGTGGTTGTTGAGCAAACAA atcctttaccatctgccaaaACTCAGTGTGAATCTGCACGGCCACAACTAGCAGCCTTACATCTGGCACAGCtggcaggattcggatcagattggtatggagccacctaCTCCCTTGAAGTATGGGATAGAGGAGTGATCATTgctctccagtgtatggttcccctTGGCTCTCCTGTTGGGGATCATGAACTGAGTGTTTTTTACAACcctgcaagaagaaaccaagagctctgtgtgagaggctgcctgaggtcaaaaTTTCCAGGATGA